One genomic segment of Brassica napus cultivar Da-Ae chromosome A3, Da-Ae, whole genome shotgun sequence includes these proteins:
- the LOC106440051 gene encoding probable aspartyl protease At4g16563: MAFPPLFLFFLIFLSVVSAVKLPLSPFSHYTDQSPNNDAHLALRRLADSSIARAQQLKQPTSIKPNEDSLFTSSAAAVKSPLTPKSYGGYSVSLSFGTPSQTIPFVFDTGSSLVWFPCTSRYLCSGCNFPGLDPTRIRRFVPKSSSSSRVIGCQNPKCRFLFGSNVKCRGCDPSTRNCTVACPPYILQYGLGSTAGILLSEKLNFADLTVPDFVIGCSILSTRQPAGIAGFGRGPESLPSQMNLKRFSHCLVSRRFDDTNVSTDLDLDTGSGHKIGSKTPGLSYTPFRNNPNVSNSAFLEYYYLSLRRMFVGRKRVKIPYKLLAPGPDGNGGSIVDSGSTFTFMERPVFELVAEEFAAQMSNYSREKELEKITGLGPCFNISGKGSVTVPELTFVFKGGAKMELPLSNYFTLVGSVDNVCLTVVSDNTVSSVGGRSGPAIILGSFQQQNYHVEYDLENDRFGFARKKCSP; the protein is encoded by the coding sequence ATGGCTTTTCCTCCTCTCTTCTTATTCTTCCTTATCTTCCTCTCCGTCGTCTCCGCCGTCAAATTACCTCTCTCTCCTTTCTCCCACTACACAGACCAATCACCCAACAACGACGCTCACCTCGCTCTCCGCCGTCTCGCCGATTCCTCCATCGCCAGAGCCCAACAGCTCAAACAACCCACCTCCATCAAACCAAACGAAGATTCCCTCTTCAcctcctccgccgccgccgtGAAATCCCCTCTTACTCCCAAAAGCTACGGCGGATACTCCGTCTCTCTCAGCTTCGGCACGCCGTCGCAAACCATCCCTTTCGTGTTCGATACCGGAAGCAGCCTCGTCTGGTTTCCTTGCACCTCAAGGTATCTCTGCTCCGGCTGCAATTTCCCGGGTCTGGATCCGACCCGGATCCGAAGATTCGTCCCCAAGAGCTCTTCCTCGTCGCGGGTTATCGGATGTCAGAATCCGAAATGCAGATTCCTATTCGGATCCAATGTTAAATGCAGAGGATGCGACCCGAGTACCCGTAACTGCACCGTCGCTTGTCCACCGTACATTCTCCAATACGGATTAGGATCAACGGCTGGGATTTTACTATCCGAAAAGCTTAATTTCGCGGATCTAACCGTACCCGATTTCGTCATCGGATGCTCTATTCTCTCGACCCGACAGCCCGCTGGTATAGCCGGGTTCGGACGAGGACCCGAATCGCTTCCTTCGCAGATGAACCTCAAGAGATTCTCGCATTGCTTGGTCTCCCGTAGATTCGACGACACGAACGTGAGCACCGATCTGGATCTGGATACCGGGTCGGGTCATAAAATCGGGTCGAAAACTCCGGGTCTTAGCTACACCCCGTTTCGAAACAACCCGAACGTCTCCAACTCTGCGTTTCTCGAGTACTACTACCTCAGTCTCCGGCGAATGTTCGTCGGAAGGAAGCGTGTGAAGATTCCCTACAAGCTCTTAGCGCCCGGACCCGACGGAAACGGGGGATCCATCGTCGATTCCGGATCCACGTTTACTTTCATGGAGCGACCCGTTTTCGAGCTCGTTGCTGAGGAATTCGCGGCGCAGATGTCGAATTACAGCAGAGAAAAGGAACTGGAGAAGATCACCGGACTTGGGCCGTGCTTCAACATCTCCGGCAAGGGATCAGTGACGGTGCCGGAGTTAACGTTCGTATTTAAAGGTGGAGCGAAAATGGAGTTGCCGTTGTCTAATTACTTTACGCTTGTCGGAAGCGTTGATAACGTTTGTTTAACGGTGGTTTCTGATAACACGGTTAGTTCCGTTGGTGGTCGGAGTGGCCCCGCGATTATTCTCGGGAGCTTTCAGCAACAGAACTATCACGTGGAGTATGATTTGGAGAATGACAGGTTTGGGTTCGCGAGGAAGAAGTGCAGCCCGTGA
- the LOC106442473 gene encoding ABC transporter G family member 42, producing MTKPQIAGDENGNVGDEEVRSQWAAIERLPTFGRITTALFWNRDEQGRRNERRVMDVSKLEDLDRHLFIDELIRHVEDDNLRLLQKIKNRIDEVGLELPTIEVRFSDLFVEAECEVVYGKPIPTLWNAIASRISRVICLKKEKNISILNGVSGIVRPKRMTLLLGPPSCGKTTLLLALAGRLDHSLKTTGDVSYNGHLLSEFVPEKTSNYVSQNDLHIPDITVRETLDFSGCFQGTGSRLETMKEISRREKLKGIVPDPDIDAYMKAASIEGSKTNLQTDYILKILGLSLCADTRVGDTSRPGISGGQKRRLTTGETIVGPIKTLFMDEISNGLDSSTTFQIVSCLRHYALLSEGTIMVSLLQPAPETFELFDDVILMGEGKIIYIGPRDHICRFFEDCGFKCPTRKSVAEFLQEVISRKDQEQYWCHIDKPYSYVSIDSFIERFKKSELGLQQQEELSKTLEKSQAQKDALCSRKYSLSNWEMLKACSRREFLLMKRNSFVYVFKSGLLICIGSITMTVYLRTGSKRDLVHANYLMGSLFFSIFKMLADGLPELTLTISRLSVFYKQKELYFYPAWAYALPSAILKIPISFLEAFLWTSLTYYVIGYSPDIGRFFRQFLIFFALHLSCISMFRAIAATFRDFVLATTVGTVSVLLLSLFGGFVLRKPSMPAWLQWGFWLSPLSYAEIGLTTNEFFSTRWSQATSGNRTLGEEVLDARGLNFGDQSYWSVFGALIGFAFFFNIVFVLALTFLKTSNRSRAIVSGDDNTQSSGNHTKSSSKVASQSKNALPFKSLTFTFQDVCYFVQTPQGKKVQLLSNVTGAFKPGVLTALMGVSGAGKTTLMDVLSGRKSHGDIEGEIQVGGYRKVQETFARVSGYCEQFDIHSPNLTIEESLEYSAWLRLPSSINSETKRAIVREVLETIELEEIKDSLVGLPGVSGLTTEQRKRLTIAVELVANPSIIFMDEPTTGLDARAAAIVMRAVKNITETGRTVVCTIHQPGTDIFEAFDELVLMKNGGRIIYHGPLGQHSSNVIEYFMRIPGVPKMKENTNPATWLLDITSRSSEDKLGVDLAQIYKESSLFKENNIVIEQMRGTSSGTEELTSSTRYAQTGWGQFKACLWKQHLSYWRNPSYNLTRILFMCLTSLICGVLFWQKANKINTQQDLFNVLGSMYTVVLFTGMNNCSTVLFCIATERNVFYRERFAQMYTSWAYSLAQVLVEIPYSLVQSILCVVILYPMVGYYFSVYKVFWSFYAVFCTLLIYNYFGMLLVVITPNIHVAFTLRSGFYSMVNLFAGYVIPKPSIPKWWIWMYYLSPTSWVLNGLLTSQYGDMEKEIVAFGEKKKVSDFLEDYFGFRHDSLVLVAIVLIAFPILLASLFAFFIGKLNFQKK from the exons ATGACAAAGCCTCAAATAGCTGGAGATGAAAATGGTAATGTTGGTGATGAGGAGGTTCGCTCTCAGTGGGCTGCTATTGAGAGATTACCAACGTTTGGAAGGATCACTACTGCCCTGTTCTGGAACAGAGAtgaacaaggaagaagaaacgAGAGACGAGTCATGGATGTTTCTAAACTTGAGGATCTTGATAGACATCTCTTTATTGATGAGCTCATTAGACATGTTGAGGATGATAACCTCAGGTTATTGCAGAAAATCAAAAACAGAATCGATGA GGTTGGTCTCGAGCTACCGACGATTGAAGTGAGGTTCAGTGATCTTTTTGTGGAAGCGGAGTGTGAGGTAGTTTATGGAAAGCCCATCCCAACTCTTTGGAATGCTATTGCAAGCAGAATATCT AGAGTCATAtgtttaaagaaagaaaaaaacataagcaTCTTGAATGGCGTCAGTGGTATCGTAAGGCCTAAAAG aATGACTTTGTTGCTTGGTCCTCCTAGTTGTGGTAAAACCACTCTGCTACTTGCACTAGCTGGAAGACTCGACCATTCTTTGAag ACTACAGGAGACGTTAGTTACAATGGTCACTTATTATCAGAGTTTGTTCCTGAGAAAACATCAAATTATGTAAGTCAAAATGATCTACACATTCCAGATATTACTGTGAGAGAGACACTCGATTTTTCAGGATGTTTTCAAGGCACAGGAAGCCGTTTAG AAACTATGAAAGAGATTAGTAGAAGGGAGAAACTGAAAGGAATAGTTCCAGATCCTGATATAGATGCATACATGAAG GCAGCTTCTATTGAAGGTTCAAAGACTAATCTGCAAACTGATTATATCCTAAAG ATCCTAGGGCTCAGTCTCTGTGCAGATACACGCGTTGGAGATACTTCAAGACCAGGAATATCTGGTGGTCAAAAGAGAAGATTAACTACAG GTGAGACGATCGTAGGTCCAATCAAAACTTTGTTCATGGATGAAATATCCAATGGTTTGGACAGCTCAACAACGTTCCAGATTGTATCTTGTCTCCGACATTATGCACTTCTGTCTGAAGGAACAATAATGGTTTCACTGCTTCAGCCTGCACCAGAAACGTTTGAGCTTTTCGACGATGTGATTCTTATGGGAGAAGGAAAGATAATCTACATTGGTCCAAGGGATCATATTTGTAGATTCTTTGAGGATTGTGGATTTAAATGTCCAACTAGAAAATCTGTTGCTGAATTTCTTCAGGAGGTTATCTCAAGAAAAGATCAAGAACAGTATTGGTGTCACATAGACAAACCATATTCTTATGTGTCCATTGACTCATTTATTGAGAGGTTCAAAAAGTCTGAGCTTGGGTTACAACAACAAGAAGAACTCTCCAAGACACTTGAAAAGTCTCAGGCTCAGAAAGATGCTTTATGCTCAAGAAAATACTCACTTAGCAACTGGGAGATGTTAAAAGCTTGCTCAAGGAGAGAGTTTCTTCTGATGAAACGAAACTCTTTTGTTTATGTATTCAAGTCTGGACTC TTGATTTGCATTGGATCTATTACAATGACCGTTTATCTAAGGACTGGGTCTAAAAGAGATCTAGTGCATGCTAATTATCTAATGGGTTCTTTGTTCTTTTCAATCTTTAAAATGCTTGCTGATGGACTTCCAGAACTCACACTTACAATCTCAAGGCTTTCAGTGTTCTACAAGCAGAAAGAGTTGTACTTTTATCCTGCTTGGGCTTATGCACTTCCTTCAGCTATTTTAAAGATACCCATTTCATTTCTTGAAGCGTTTCTCTGGACCTCGTTGACATATTATGTCATTGGTTATAGTCCTGATATTGGCAG gtTTTTTCGCCAGTTCCTGATCTTCTTTGCTTTACACCTTTCATGTATATCGATGTTCCGTGCTATAGCTGCCACCTTTCGAGATTTCGTTCTTGCCACAACAGTTGGAACAGTCTCTGTACTGCTTCTCTCATTATTTGGAGGATTCGTCCTTCGGAAAC CGTCCATGCCTGCTTGGCTTCAGTGGGGTTTTTGGTTGTCTCCGTTGTCATATGCTGAGATTGGTCTAACCACAAATGAATTTTTCTCTACACGGTGGAGTCAG GCAACATCTGGAAACAGAACGTTAGGGGAAGAAGTTCTTGATGCTCGAGGTCTGAACTTTGGTGATCAATCTTACTGGAGTGTATTTGGTGCTTTAATTGGCTTCGCATTCTTCTTCAATATTGTATTTGTACTGGCTTTGACATTTCTAAAGA CTTCAAATAGGTCTCGTGCGATTGTGTCTGGTGATGATAACACTCAAAGTTCAGGAAACCATACTAAGTCTAGTTCTAAAGTTGCTTCCCAGTCCAAAAATGCATTACCATTCAAGTCCTTAACTTTCACATTTCAAGACGTCTGTTATTTTGTCCAAACTCCTCAG GGCAAGAAGGTGCAGCTCCTCTCTAACGTTACAGGCGCATTCAAGCCTGGTGTTCTCACTGCTCTAATGGGTGTGAGTGGTGCTGGTAAAACGACTCTGATGGATGTTCTTTCTGGAAGGAAAAGCCACGGTGACATTGAAGGAGAGATCCAAGTAGGTGGCTACCGTAAGGTGCAAGAAACATTTGCAAGGGTTTCAGGTTACTGTGAGCAGTTTGATATTCACTCTCCCAATTTAACCATAGAGGAGTCCTTGGAATACTCTGCTTGGCTTCGACTTCCTTCTAGCATCAACTCTGAAACAAAAAGG GCAATAGTCAGAGAAGTTCTTGAGACGATAGAGCTGGAGGAGATTAAAGATTCCCTAGTAGGACTTCCGGGAGTTAGCGGGTTAACAACAGAACAACGCAAGAGACTGACAATAGCTGTGGAGCTTGTTGCCAATCCTTCAATCATATTCATGGATGAACCAACCACTGGATTAGATGCAAGAGCTGCTGCAATTGTAATGAGAGCTGTGAAGAATATCACAGAGACTGGTAGAACTGTTGTTTGCACCATTCACCAACCGGGAACTGATATCTTTGAAGCTTTTGATGAG CTGGTTTTGATGAAAAATGGAGGAAGGATTATCTATCATGGACCTCTTGGACAACATTCAAGCAATGTTATTGAATACTTTATG AGGATTCCTGGAGTTCCGAAAATGAAAGAGAACACTAATCCAGCCACTTGGTTACTAGACATTACTTCTAGATCATCAGAAGACAAACTTGGTGTTGATTTGGCCCAAATCTACAAGGAATCTTCTTTGTTTAA ggAGAACAACATAGTAATAGAGCAAATGAGAGGTACATCTTCAGGAACAGAAGAACTAACCTCCTCGACGCGATATGCTCAAACGGGTTGGGGACAGTTCAAGGCATGCCTATGGAAACAACACCTCTCTTATTGGAGAAACCCTTCCTACAATCTCACTCGCATCCTCTTCATGTGTCTTACCTCTTTGATCTGTGGCGTTTTGTTCTGGCAAAAGGCTAATAAAAT AAACACTCAACAAGATCTTTTCAATGTATTGGGCTCAATGTACACGGTGGTTCTTTTCACTGGAATGAACAATTGCTCTACAGTGTTATTCTGCATTGCAACCGAAAGAAATGTCTTCTACCGCGAAAGATTTGCTCAAATGTACACCTCATGGGCGTACTCCCTTGCACAG GTGTTGGTTGAGATTCCATACTCATTAGTCCAGTCTATATTATGTGTGGTAATCTTGTATCCTATGGTTGGCTATTACTTCTCGGTGTACAAAGTGTTCTGGAGCTTCTACGCAGTCTTCTGCACGTTGCTCATTTACAACTACTTTGGCATGCTTTTAGTCGTCATCACCCCAAACATTCACGTTGCTTTTACTCTCCGTTCGGGCTTTTACTCAATGGTCAATCTCTTCGCTGGTTATGTCATTCCAAAACCT AGCATTCCGAAATGGTGGATATGGATGTATTACTTGAGCCCTACGTCATGGGTTTTGAATGGATTGCTCACATCTCAGTATGGAGATATGGAAAAAGAGATAGTAGCATttggagagaagaagaaggtttCAGATTTCTTGGAAGACTATTTTGGTTTCAGACATGATTCTTTGGTTCTTGTAGCTATCGTTCTCATTGCCTTCCCCATTCTCTTGGCTTCTCTTTTCGCATTCTTCATCGGTAAACTCAATTTCCAAAAGAAGTGA